The following coding sequences are from one Streptomyces sp. NBC_01232 window:
- a CDS encoding GNAT family N-acetyltransferase — MTPPHITDLPIRALTVDDLHRCADLSEDRGWLREDHKWRLLLTAGGGYGVDAPDGRGLAASCVVTRYGSTHAGPELAAIGMVLVADRFARQGLGRRLMSHVCNDVLKGVPLTLHATPYGRPLYEELGFETTGRAEMLTGVFRPEGAPDTYGTARVRPANAEDLPRILRLDAEVFGTDRTHMITRLPAFADRLIVAEDPTADGALTGYAAAWPNLDTQVIGPLIAHDTATAQSLITALAMGTDRALRTDVDVRHEDLLAWLKDRGLASVAFNAVMTRDIPGLPGDWTRRWAPLTVAAG; from the coding sequence GTGACACCACCACACATCACCGATCTACCGATCCGGGCGCTGACCGTGGACGATCTCCACCGCTGCGCCGACCTGTCCGAAGATCGCGGATGGCTCCGCGAGGACCACAAGTGGCGTCTGCTCCTCACCGCGGGAGGCGGCTACGGCGTCGATGCCCCGGACGGCCGGGGGCTCGCGGCCTCCTGCGTCGTCACCCGGTACGGCAGTACCCACGCCGGGCCCGAGCTTGCCGCCATCGGGATGGTCCTCGTGGCCGACCGCTTCGCCCGCCAGGGCCTGGGACGCCGACTGATGAGCCACGTCTGCAACGACGTGCTCAAGGGAGTCCCCCTCACCCTGCACGCCACTCCCTACGGGCGCCCCCTCTACGAGGAACTGGGCTTCGAGACCACCGGCCGTGCCGAGATGCTGACGGGCGTCTTCCGGCCCGAGGGTGCCCCCGACACGTACGGCACCGCCCGGGTCCGGCCGGCCAACGCCGAAGACCTCCCCCGCATCCTGCGTCTGGACGCGGAGGTCTTCGGCACCGACCGCACGCACATGATCACCCGGCTGCCCGCCTTCGCCGACCGGCTGATCGTCGCCGAGGACCCCACTGCGGACGGCGCCCTCACCGGCTACGCCGCGGCCTGGCCCAATCTCGACACGCAGGTCATCGGCCCGCTGATCGCCCACGACACCGCGACCGCCCAGTCGCTGATCACCGCGCTCGCCATGGGCACCGACCGGGCACTGCGCACCGATGTCGATGTACGCCACGAGGACCTCCTCGCCTGGCTCAAGGACCGGGGCCTCGCCTCCGTGGCCTTCAACGCCGTCATGACCCGAGACATCCCCGGCCTGCCCGGTGACTGGACCCGCCGGTGGGCGCCGCTCACCGTGGCCGCGGGCTGA
- a CDS encoding GNAT family N-acetyltransferase, translated as MTDTPELTIRPATEADLPAIVAMLADDPLGATRESPDDLTPYCAALKRLTDDPNQHLVVAVRAGRVVGTLQLTIVPGLSRKGATRSIIEGVRVHADERGNGLGTRFVEWAVEKSRAENCTLVQLTSDASRTDAHRFYERLGFTASHVGFKLQL; from the coding sequence GTGACCGACACTCCCGAGCTGACGATCCGGCCCGCCACCGAGGCCGATCTGCCCGCCATCGTCGCCATGCTCGCCGACGACCCGCTCGGCGCCACCCGTGAGTCCCCGGACGACCTCACCCCGTACTGCGCGGCCCTGAAGCGCCTCACCGACGACCCCAACCAGCACCTGGTCGTCGCCGTCCGCGCCGGCCGGGTCGTGGGCACCCTGCAGCTGACCATCGTCCCGGGACTCTCCCGCAAGGGGGCCACCCGTTCCATCATCGAGGGCGTCCGCGTGCACGCGGACGAGCGCGGCAACGGCCTGGGCACCCGGTTCGTCGAATGGGCCGTCGAGAAGTCCCGCGCCGAGAACTGCACGCTGGTGCAGCTCACTTCGGACGCGAGTCGCACCGATGCCCACCGCTTCTACGAACGGCTCGGGTTCACCGCCTCGCACGTGGGGTTCAAGCTCCAGCTCTGA
- the dnaB gene encoding replicative DNA helicase yields MDDPWADSGPGDRLPARPRRNSEGRGRGDEQHDRGREGGSWDSGGGGGFERVPPQDLDAEQSVLGGMLLSKDAIADVVEVLKGHDFYRPSHETIYQAILDLYAKGEPADPITVGAELTRRGEISKVGGASYLHTLVQSVPTAANAEYYAEIVHERAVLRRLVAAGTKITQMGYAADGDVDEIVNSAQAEIYAVTEQRTSEDYLPLGDIMEGALDEIEAIGSRSGQMSGVPTGFTDLDSLTNGLHPGQMIVIAARPAMGKSTLALDFARACSIKSNLPSVIFSLEMGRNEIAMRLLSAEARVALHHMRSGTMTDDDWTRLARRMPDVSAAPLYIDDSPNLSMMEIRAKCRRLKQRNDLSLVVIDYLQLMQSGGSRRPESRQQEVSDMSRNLKLLAKELEVPVIALSQLNRGPEQRTDKKPMVSDLRESGSIEQDADMVILLHREDAYEKESPRAGEADLIVAKHRNGPTATITVAFQGHYSRFVDMANT; encoded by the coding sequence ATGGACGACCCCTGGGCCGACAGTGGTCCGGGAGACCGTCTGCCCGCCCGTCCGCGCCGTAACAGCGAAGGCCGTGGCCGCGGGGACGAACAGCACGACCGGGGCCGCGAGGGCGGCTCCTGGGACTCCGGCGGTGGCGGCGGCTTCGAGCGCGTTCCTCCGCAGGACCTCGACGCCGAGCAGTCGGTGCTCGGCGGCATGCTGCTCTCGAAGGACGCCATCGCGGACGTCGTCGAGGTCCTCAAGGGCCACGACTTCTACCGGCCCTCCCACGAGACGATCTACCAGGCCATCCTCGACCTGTACGCCAAGGGCGAGCCGGCCGACCCGATCACCGTCGGCGCAGAGCTGACCCGGCGCGGCGAGATCAGCAAGGTGGGCGGGGCCTCGTACCTGCACACCCTGGTCCAGTCCGTGCCCACCGCGGCGAACGCCGAGTACTACGCGGAGATCGTCCACGAGCGGGCCGTCCTGCGCCGTCTCGTCGCCGCCGGTACGAAGATCACGCAGATGGGCTACGCGGCCGACGGCGACGTCGACGAGATCGTCAACAGCGCCCAGGCCGAGATCTACGCCGTCACCGAGCAGCGGACCTCCGAGGACTACCTGCCGCTCGGCGACATCATGGAGGGCGCCCTCGACGAGATCGAGGCGATCGGCTCCCGCAGCGGCCAGATGTCCGGCGTTCCCACCGGTTTCACCGACCTCGACTCGCTGACCAACGGCCTGCACCCGGGCCAGATGATCGTCATCGCCGCCCGACCCGCCATGGGTAAGTCCACCCTCGCACTGGACTTCGCCCGGGCCTGCTCCATCAAGAGCAACCTGCCGAGCGTGATCTTCTCCCTCGAAATGGGACGCAACGAGATCGCCATGCGCCTGCTCTCGGCGGAGGCCCGGGTGGCGCTCCACCACATGCGCTCGGGCACGATGACGGACGACGACTGGACCCGGCTGGCCCGCCGGATGCCGGACGTCTCCGCCGCCCCGCTCTACATCGACGACTCCCCCAACCTGTCGATGATGGAGATCCGGGCCAAGTGCCGCCGGCTCAAGCAGCGCAACGACCTCTCGCTCGTGGTCATCGACTACCTCCAGCTGATGCAGTCGGGCGGATCGCGCCGTCCCGAGAGCCGTCAGCAGGAAGTCTCGGACATGTCCCGAAACCTCAAGCTGCTGGCGAAGGAGCTGGAGGTCCCCGTGATCGCGCTCTCCCAGCTGAACCGTGGTCCGGAGCAGCGCACCGACAAGAAGCCGATGGTCTCCGACCTCCGTGAATCCGGCTCGATCGAGCAGGACGCGGACATGGTGATCCTGCTGCACCGCGAGGACGCGTACGAGAAGGAGTCCCCCCGTGCCGGTGAGGCGGACCTGATCGTGGCTAAGCACCGTAACGGCCCCACGGCCACCATCACCGTCGCCTTCCAGGGCCACTATTCACGCTTCGTGGACATGGCCAACACGTAG
- a CDS encoding serine hydrolase domain-containing protein — MDEFAEDLELLPATRRALRHRIAVAQSEGRAPSVVAAVLRGGEVVWEGSRTSVEGHGPDGDVQYRIGSITKTFTAVLVMRLRDEGLLSLTDPLEKHLPGTGAGQVTIGQLLSHTGGLAAETPGEWWERTPGGQRPDLADVLGEKPFKHTPGTRHHYSNPGYTLLGSLIEAVRGKPWEDVLLAEVLEPLGLERTSGQPQAPHAGGWAVHPWADLMMPEPLEDLGLMAAAGRLWSTTRDLARFADFLLRGDARVLDAESVREMRTAAAPPEPGLGDLGYGLGMQLTAVGPRRLAGHSGSLPGFVAGLWLSEADDVAAVVLANCTSGLPASTVAVDLVGIVADAEPRFPRPWRPFLESDHVPLELCGPWYWGTSAHVVRLTADGLLELAPVGASGRTARFRAEPDGSWTGLTGYYAGETLRAVRREDGSVSHLDLASFVFTREPYDADAPVPGGVDPQGWRGIG, encoded by the coding sequence ATGGATGAGTTTGCTGAGGACCTGGAACTGCTCCCTGCCACGCGGCGCGCGCTGAGGCACCGGATCGCCGTCGCACAGAGCGAAGGGCGGGCGCCGTCGGTGGTCGCGGCCGTCCTGCGCGGCGGCGAGGTGGTCTGGGAGGGATCCAGGACCTCGGTCGAGGGGCACGGACCGGACGGCGACGTCCAGTACCGGATCGGGTCGATCACCAAGACGTTCACCGCGGTCCTCGTGATGCGACTGCGGGACGAGGGACTGCTCTCGCTCACCGACCCGCTCGAGAAGCACCTGCCGGGGACCGGCGCCGGACAGGTGACCATCGGTCAACTGCTGTCCCACACGGGAGGGTTGGCTGCGGAGACGCCCGGCGAGTGGTGGGAGCGCACCCCCGGCGGACAACGGCCCGACCTCGCCGACGTATTGGGAGAGAAGCCGTTCAAGCACACGCCGGGAACGAGGCACCACTACTCCAACCCCGGCTACACCCTGCTGGGTTCGCTGATCGAGGCGGTCCGCGGAAAGCCCTGGGAGGACGTGCTGCTGGCCGAGGTGCTGGAACCCCTGGGACTGGAGCGCACCAGCGGACAGCCGCAGGCCCCGCACGCGGGTGGCTGGGCGGTGCATCCCTGGGCGGACCTGATGATGCCCGAGCCGCTGGAGGACCTCGGGCTGATGGCCGCGGCCGGCCGGCTGTGGTCCACGACGCGGGACCTCGCCCGCTTCGCCGACTTCCTGCTGCGCGGCGACGCCCGTGTCCTTGACGCCGAGTCCGTACGGGAGATGCGTACGGCGGCCGCGCCCCCGGAGCCCGGTCTCGGCGACCTCGGCTACGGGCTGGGCATGCAGCTGACGGCCGTCGGCCCGCGGAGGCTCGCGGGGCACAGCGGGTCGCTGCCGGGGTTCGTCGCGGGGCTGTGGCTGAGCGAGGCGGACGACGTGGCGGCGGTGGTGCTGGCGAACTGCACCTCGGGACTGCCGGCCTCGACGGTGGCCGTGGACCTGGTCGGGATCGTGGCGGATGCCGAGCCGCGGTTCCCGCGGCCGTGGCGGCCGTTCCTGGAGTCGGACCACGTGCCGCTGGAGCTGTGCGGCCCCTGGTACTGGGGGACCTCGGCCCACGTGGTGCGCCTCACCGCGGACGGGCTGCTGGAACTGGCACCGGTCGGCGCGAGCGGGCGCACGGCCCGTTTCCGGGCCGAGCCGGACGGCAGCTGGACCGGTCTCACCGGCTACTACGCCGGTGAGACCCTGCGGGCGGTGCGCCGTGAGGACGGCTCGGTGAGCCACCTCGACCTGGCGTCCTTCGTGTTCACGAGGGAGCCGTACGACGCCGATGCCCCGGTGCCCGGCGGGGTCGACCCGCAGGGCTGGCGCGGCATCGGCTGA
- a CDS encoding winged helix DNA-binding domain-containing protein: MSLPLVTTAERRHRLGRRHRLAPSARAATVAEAADSVVALHATDAATVYLSARARLTEGGTDAIERALYEDVSLVRLLSMRNTLFAVSTGLAPYVDASTARAIAAKERRTLLKHLDEDGQGLDAQWLARTEAAALDALDAHGPSTGSQLSAAVPALRQKITISRGKKYETEQGVTTRVIRLLAADGRIRRDRPRGSWTSSQYRWVHTEPWPAVPAAEARVEIARRWLRSYGPATEADLKWWTGWTLTEVRKALAAVGPDQVRLEDGSAALVSPGDTGTEPAPEPWAALLPALDPTGMGWADRGFHLDPAHRSALFDYAGNIGPTVWWNGEIVGGWAQRSGGEIVWRLLGSPGRAAEQAITAEAARLAAWVGDARITPRFRTPLERELVA; the protein is encoded by the coding sequence ATGAGCCTTCCCCTCGTCACCACCGCCGAGCGACGCCACCGGCTCGGCCGCCGCCACCGCCTGGCTCCCTCGGCCCGCGCCGCCACGGTCGCGGAGGCGGCGGACTCCGTCGTCGCCCTGCACGCCACCGACGCCGCGACCGTCTACCTCTCGGCCCGGGCCCGGCTCACCGAAGGCGGCACGGACGCGATCGAGCGGGCGCTCTACGAGGACGTGAGCCTGGTGCGGCTGCTCAGCATGCGCAACACACTCTTCGCGGTCTCCACCGGACTCGCCCCCTACGTCGATGCCTCCACGGCCCGCGCGATCGCCGCGAAGGAACGCCGCACCCTCCTCAAGCACCTCGACGAGGACGGTCAGGGACTCGACGCCCAGTGGCTGGCCCGGACCGAGGCCGCCGCACTGGACGCCCTCGACGCCCACGGCCCCTCCACCGGCAGCCAGCTGTCCGCGGCCGTACCCGCGCTGCGCCAGAAGATCACCATCAGCCGTGGCAAGAAGTACGAGACCGAGCAGGGGGTCACCACCCGGGTCATCCGGCTGCTCGCCGCCGACGGCCGGATCCGCCGTGACCGACCCCGCGGCTCGTGGACCTCCAGCCAGTACCGCTGGGTCCACACCGAGCCCTGGCCCGCCGTACCCGCCGCCGAGGCCCGCGTCGAAATCGCCCGCCGATGGCTGCGCTCGTACGGCCCCGCCACCGAGGCCGACCTCAAGTGGTGGACCGGCTGGACCCTCACGGAGGTCCGCAAGGCGCTCGCCGCCGTGGGCCCCGACCAGGTCCGTCTGGAGGACGGCAGCGCCGCTCTGGTCAGCCCCGGGGACACCGGGACCGAACCGGCGCCGGAGCCGTGGGCGGCGCTGCTGCCCGCCCTCGACCCCACCGGGATGGGCTGGGCCGACCGCGGCTTCCACCTCGACCCCGCCCACAGGAGCGCCCTGTTCGACTACGCCGGCAACATCGGGCCCACCGTCTGGTGGAACGGCGAGATCGTCGGCGGCTGGGCGCAGCGCTCCGGCGGCGAGATCGTCTGGCGGCTGCTGGGCAGCCCCGGGCGGGCCGCCGAGCAGGCGATCACCGCCGAGGCCGCCCGCCTCGCCGCATGGGTGGGCGACGCCCGGATCACCCCGCGCTTCCGCACCCCGCTGGAGCGTGAACTCGTCGCCTGA